From Staphylococcus sp. M0911, a single genomic window includes:
- a CDS encoding glycosyltransferase: MIYTITSTLPPSHGGRTQALLRRIKLIDEEFNVPTKILTTNYNRNYPNIYKTFLEEHKVTKNIEFENIYEWLTNYKIYDVPKTKFFNKPKYNKIPKRISGLKAKKNTQNHEIHYYQDNQLVRYRKYFNNNSILRYEDVIAPETGLKTKRSEYNSYGYLHRIINYYENSTKKSQEMMYYPNGEMYCERHFKDNKKNSVNLVKLFKDGKVYQTFSDDKAFAQYYFEHKFKDGDIVFSDARLLDDPLLAQSHHTRNILVLHSSHLSGTQIKKSFKYAFEHKENVEKFIVLTQQQKVDIQDMYPIPDKQFAVIPHFIETNKSIDNENVEDRFVFIGRFSKEKQLDHLLKAYIEFLKSGHQTKLALYGRDEDNQKAMMQDIIDANQLNSQVTIHKYTSSPLAEFKKSKASLLTSSYEGFGLTIMESISMGCPVIAYDVMYGPNEIIDHAKNGYLVEANNINQLANYMTQIIEQPLTKVENNEKLYYSSAVKHYKQLLEALKAI, from the coding sequence TACACGATTACATCCACCTTACCTCCCTCACATGGCGGTAGAACCCAAGCTTTATTAAGAAGGATTAAATTGATAGATGAAGAATTTAATGTACCCACTAAAATTTTGACGACAAACTATAATAGAAACTATCCAAATATTTATAAAACATTTTTAGAAGAACATAAAGTCACTAAAAACATAGAATTCGAAAACATTTATGAATGGTTAACAAATTATAAAATTTACGACGTACCCAAAACAAAATTCTTCAATAAACCAAAATACAATAAAATACCAAAACGTATTTCTGGACTTAAAGCTAAAAAGAATACTCAAAATCATGAGATACATTATTATCAAGATAATCAATTAGTGCGTTACAGAAAATATTTCAATAATAATTCAATCTTACGTTACGAAGATGTCATTGCTCCTGAAACTGGCTTGAAAACAAAACGAAGTGAATATAATTCATATGGTTATTTGCATAGAATTATTAATTATTATGAAAATTCTACAAAGAAAAGCCAAGAAATGATGTATTATCCAAACGGTGAAATGTACTGCGAACGTCATTTTAAAGACAATAAAAAAAATAGCGTCAATTTAGTTAAACTGTTCAAAGATGGAAAAGTATATCAAACTTTCTCCGATGACAAGGCATTCGCACAATATTATTTCGAACATAAATTCAAAGATGGAGACATTGTTTTCAGTGATGCAAGACTTTTAGACGATCCATTACTGGCACAATCACATCATACTCGAAATATACTAGTGTTACACAGCTCTCATTTATCCGGGACTCAAATAAAAAAATCTTTCAAATACGCATTTGAACATAAAGAAAATGTTGAAAAATTTATAGTCTTAACGCAACAACAAAAAGTGGATATTCAAGACATGTATCCTATTCCAGATAAACAATTTGCGGTTATTCCACACTTTATTGAAACAAACAAATCTATTGATAATGAAAATGTTGAAGATCGCTTTGTATTTATAGGTCGCTTTAGTAAAGAAAAACAATTAGATCATCTTTTAAAAGCGTATATAGAATTTCTTAAAAGCGGGCATCAGACAAAATTGGCATTATATGGCAGAGATGAAGATAACCAAAAAGCTATGATGCAGGACATCATCGATGCAAATCAATTAAATAGTCAAGTTACCATTCATAAATATACTTCTAGTCCATTAGCCGAATTTAAAAAATCCAAAGCGTCATTATTAACAAGTAGCTATGAAGGATTCGGACTCACTATTATGGAAAGTATTTCTATGGGGTGTCCTGTTATTGCATATGACGTTATGTATGGCCCTAATGAAATTATCGATCATGCTAAAAACGGATACTTAGTTGAAGCGAATAATATTAATCAATTAGCCAACTATATGACTCAAATCATCGAACAACCTCTCACTAAAGTTGAAAATAATGAAAAACTATATTACTCATCAGCTGTTAAACATTATAAGCAATTACTCGAAGCGTTAAAGGCAATTTAA